A single genomic interval of Streptomyces sp. BA2 harbors:
- a CDS encoding aminotransferase class III-fold pyridoxal phosphate-dependent enzyme, whose protein sequence is MASTPVTSTAEEKRAALRARLSGVADRGETAERYRRHSNPYVARMLDGLGMDVHYVRGAGTRLYDAEGNSYLDFAGAYGALPFGHNPPEIWEAISDLQQSAEPSLTLPSLLDASALLAERLAQAAPGHLNQVWQCNSGAEAVEASLKLARAATGRTLVISTRNSFHGKTLGALSATGRPRYQTPFGAPSPGFTHLPFGDADALKRAFDEHGDETAAFIVEALQGEGGIVPAPDGYLATARELCTRFGAKLIIDEVQTGLGRTGRLFACEHTAVVPDIMPLAKALGGGMVPIGAVLFGEDSLTEDFGLRHTSTFGGNAFCSRVGVRAVELLTADDQALVRQVAERGEYLLDGLRRVAAKHPDLVADVRGQGLLLGVQLSDDPDIHVSQGLFRSLADQEGLAGFLCGYLLRNEGIRLAPAYFANSVLRVEPPLTVTEEECDTLLAALDRGLGVIEQGDSRRFFAHLLPKTGPRDAEEAREQAVAQLPARPAVPDQPLRPSAGEPRWAFIAHPTDMASYESYDSRLGLPGEQVRVLFDRMNQCRNVDTAAAMLVGRCRVRTDTGESSYGEIYALPYGAQRLLDMPTARATALVQEAVDDAVARGAQLVGLGAYTSVVTANATALKDVKVPVTTGNAYTVAAAVDGLEQAAVQQGIRLDAACCVVLGGAGAIGLASSLLLAEKVGSLVLVGNPANRRRSQERLTAAAQAVVAHLAELGGNPAAGSLAWAVRARAAEGVDHARIAAELSKEGLLTWSLESEAVLPGGDLILAATSTPDQLIRPELVRQGAAVCDVSQPPNVGPQLKKARPDLKVVAGGLVEMPGRQDLGVDFGVPSGVTYACTAETMILAHRLHDPVVSHGEKLSVELVRMLRDEAQRLGYRLHLPDEHTDQPTGDPGHE, encoded by the coding sequence GTGGCTTCCACACCTGTGACCAGCACGGCCGAGGAAAAGCGGGCCGCCCTTCGCGCCCGGCTGAGCGGTGTCGCCGACCGCGGCGAGACCGCGGAACGATACCGCCGGCACTCCAACCCCTATGTCGCCCGCATGCTCGACGGGCTCGGCATGGACGTCCACTATGTGCGCGGCGCCGGCACCCGGCTCTACGACGCCGAAGGCAACTCCTACCTCGACTTCGCCGGTGCCTACGGGGCGCTGCCCTTCGGCCACAATCCCCCCGAGATCTGGGAGGCGATCAGCGACCTCCAGCAGTCGGCAGAGCCGAGCCTGACGCTGCCCTCCCTTCTCGATGCCTCCGCCCTGCTCGCCGAGCGCCTCGCCCAGGCCGCCCCGGGTCACCTCAACCAGGTCTGGCAGTGCAACAGCGGCGCGGAGGCGGTCGAGGCATCCCTGAAGCTGGCCAGGGCGGCCACCGGCCGCACCCTGGTGATCTCCACACGCAACTCCTTCCACGGCAAGACACTGGGCGCCCTGTCCGCCACGGGCCGACCCCGCTACCAGACGCCGTTCGGAGCCCCCTCTCCCGGGTTCACGCACCTTCCCTTCGGTGACGCCGACGCCCTGAAGCGGGCCTTTGACGAACATGGCGACGAGACAGCCGCGTTCATCGTCGAGGCCCTGCAGGGGGAGGGCGGCATCGTCCCCGCACCGGACGGATACCTCGCCACCGCACGCGAGTTGTGCACCCGGTTCGGCGCCAAACTCATCATCGACGAGGTCCAGACGGGCCTCGGCCGCACGGGCCGCCTGTTCGCCTGTGAACACACCGCGGTGGTGCCCGACATCATGCCCCTGGCCAAGGCCCTGGGCGGCGGGATGGTCCCCATCGGAGCAGTGCTCTTCGGCGAGGACTCACTCACCGAGGACTTCGGCCTGCGCCATACGTCGACCTTCGGGGGAAACGCCTTCTGCTCCCGCGTCGGCGTGCGCGCCGTGGAGCTCCTGACCGCCGACGACCAGGCACTCGTACGACAGGTCGCCGAGCGCGGCGAGTACCTCCTCGACGGCCTCAGGCGCGTCGCGGCCAAGCATCCCGACCTCGTCGCGGACGTGCGCGGCCAGGGGCTGCTCCTCGGGGTGCAACTGTCCGACGACCCCGACATCCATGTCAGCCAGGGCCTCTTCCGTTCCCTCGCCGACCAGGAGGGCCTGGCCGGATTCCTCTGCGGCTACCTGCTGCGCAACGAGGGAATCCGCCTGGCCCCCGCCTACTTCGCCAACAGCGTGCTGCGCGTCGAGCCGCCGCTGACGGTCACCGAGGAGGAGTGCGACACGCTGCTGGCAGCCCTCGACCGAGGGCTCGGTGTCATCGAGCAGGGTGACAGCCGGCGCTTCTTCGCCCACCTGCTCCCCAAGACAGGCCCGCGGGACGCGGAAGAAGCGCGGGAGCAGGCGGTTGCCCAACTGCCGGCGCGTCCCGCGGTGCCTGACCAACCCCTGCGGCCCAGCGCGGGGGAACCGCGCTGGGCCTTCATCGCTCACCCCACCGACATGGCCAGCTACGAGAGCTACGACAGCCGCCTCGGCCTGCCCGGAGAACAGGTACGTGTCCTGTTCGACCGGATGAACCAGTGCCGCAACGTCGACACGGCCGCGGCCATGCTGGTCGGCAGGTGTCGCGTGCGGACCGACACGGGCGAGAGCTCCTACGGCGAGATCTACGCCCTGCCCTACGGAGCGCAGCGCCTGCTGGACATGCCGACGGCCAGGGCCACGGCGCTGGTACAGGAGGCCGTGGACGACGCCGTGGCGCGCGGCGCCCAACTCGTCGGGCTCGGCGCCTACACGTCCGTCGTCACCGCCAACGCCACGGCCCTCAAAGACGTCAAGGTCCCCGTGACCACCGGCAACGCGTACACCGTCGCCGCCGCCGTGGACGGACTGGAACAAGCCGCCGTCCAGCAGGGCATCCGTCTCGACGCGGCCTGCTGCGTGGTTCTCGGCGGTGCGGGCGCGATCGGCCTGGCCTCCAGCCTGCTGCTCGCGGAGAAGGTCGGCAGCCTGGTCCTCGTGGGTAATCCGGCCAACCGGCGCCGCAGCCAGGAGCGCCTGACCGCGGCCGCTCAGGCGGTCGTCGCGCATCTGGCGGAGCTCGGCGGGAATCCCGCCGCCGGGTCTCTGGCGTGGGCCGTCCGTGCCCGGGCCGCCGAGGGTGTGGATCACGCCCGTATCGCCGCCGAACTGTCCAAGGAAGGCCTGCTCACCTGGTCGCTGGAGTCCGAGGCGGTGCTGCCCGGCGGTGACCTGATCCTTGCCGCGACCTCGACGCCCGACCAGCTCATCAGACCCGAACTCGTCCGGCAGGGCGCCGCCGTCTGCGATGTGTCGCAGCCGCCCAACGTGGGCCCGCAGCTGAAGAAGGCCCGCCCCGATCTCAAGGTGGTCGCAGGCGGACTGGTCGAGATGCCCGGGCGCCAGGACCTCGGAGTGGACTTCGGCGTGCCCAGCGGCGTCACGTACGCCTGCACCGCCGAGACCATGATCCTCGCGCACCGGCTGCACGACCCGGTCGTCAGCCACGGCGAGAAGCTCTCCGTCGAGCTCGTACGCATGCTGCGTGACGAGGCCCAGCGCCTGGGATACCGGCTCCACCTGCCCGATGAGCACACCGACCAGCCCACGGGAGACCCTGGCCATGAGTGA
- a CDS encoding FAD-dependent monooxygenase, whose protein sequence is MPEPKETTAMAKDDGEATSPNRIRADVCVMGFGVVGLINAIALAKRGLSVVVIDQPTEKQLASYKVGESLLVYSNAFLRAIGELDESLEESFGKEGFWMAHGLEGRTSFDDSVSEWGFESDLPPHWIEKIEDPLFHRTMFKDSQIVRPEIEAVLRERARNFEGLTFLDSGLVRDIDLGDDDNDHVLRWSSRNKKESGEISARWMVDCTGRTRVLAKRFDHELRLDDGFATTAAWAQFSNCSDDNFDERWNFSFPDGGEAHRDRNTLHLWGDGYWIWLIRLNGDRISVGVTYSQGRPPEDGNARDVFWKILRRYPLLDWLTEDNVLEFSAYRDVQRMTDTFISPKRYAMAGDASSIIDAFYSQGISLSMSTSWHIANIAQRDVRQGHLDLDYLDHVNRAVTADWRIMRSMVQSKYGPAIADSRFFILDHLLDYMIFGAALLGRFRVSRWLTETGGRTDEETVEHARLRAGLERRLFLSQSSPWHHLDPHRVAGLVEKWHRSLESRALWRLENDIKLPPTKAGLRAHAALPGIWRLPYVHKLSRADLTLPAIKEPEFMKVTGHEHRPVLMAGSGPMLVTMTTLGTVLDIADTKVRKARMALRRFRGRRAS, encoded by the coding sequence GTGCCTGAACCGAAAGAGACAACGGCAATGGCCAAGGACGACGGCGAGGCCACGAGCCCGAACCGGATACGCGCCGACGTCTGCGTCATGGGCTTCGGCGTGGTCGGTCTGATCAATGCCATCGCCCTGGCCAAGCGAGGCCTGTCCGTCGTCGTCATCGACCAGCCGACCGAGAAGCAACTCGCCAGCTACAAGGTCGGCGAGTCCCTGCTGGTGTACTCCAACGCCTTCCTGCGCGCCATCGGCGAACTCGACGAGTCCCTTGAGGAGTCCTTCGGGAAGGAGGGCTTCTGGATGGCCCACGGCCTCGAGGGCCGCACCAGCTTCGACGATTCGGTCTCCGAGTGGGGATTCGAGAGCGACCTGCCTCCGCACTGGATCGAGAAGATCGAGGATCCGCTCTTCCACCGCACCATGTTCAAGGACTCGCAGATCGTCCGCCCGGAGATCGAGGCGGTGCTCCGCGAACGCGCCAGGAACTTCGAAGGACTGACCTTCCTCGACAGCGGCCTGGTCCGCGACATCGACCTCGGCGACGACGACAACGACCATGTCCTGCGCTGGAGTTCACGGAACAAGAAGGAGAGCGGGGAGATATCCGCCCGCTGGATGGTCGACTGCACGGGCCGCACCCGGGTGCTCGCCAAACGGTTCGACCACGAACTGCGCCTCGACGACGGCTTCGCCACCACCGCGGCGTGGGCACAGTTCTCCAACTGCTCGGACGACAACTTCGACGAGCGCTGGAACTTCTCCTTCCCCGACGGGGGCGAGGCGCACCGGGACCGCAACACCCTCCACCTCTGGGGCGACGGCTACTGGATCTGGCTGATCCGCCTCAACGGCGACCGCATCAGCGTCGGCGTGACCTACAGCCAGGGCCGCCCGCCCGAGGACGGCAACGCCAGAGACGTCTTCTGGAAGATCCTGCGCCGCTACCCCCTCCTCGACTGGCTGACCGAGGACAACGTCCTGGAGTTCAGCGCCTACCGCGACGTCCAGCGCATGACCGACACGTTCATCTCGCCCAAGCGCTACGCCATGGCCGGCGACGCCTCGTCGATCATCGACGCCTTCTACAGCCAGGGCATCAGCCTGTCGATGTCCACCTCCTGGCACATCGCCAACATCGCCCAGCGCGACGTCCGCCAAGGCCATCTCGACCTCGACTACCTGGACCACGTGAACCGCGCCGTCACGGCGGACTGGCGGATCATGCGCTCGATGGTCCAGTCGAAGTACGGGCCCGCCATCGCCGACAGCCGCTTCTTCATCCTCGACCACCTCCTGGACTACATGATCTTCGGTGCCGCGCTCCTGGGCCGCTTCCGGGTCTCGCGCTGGCTGACCGAGACCGGCGGCCGCACCGATGAGGAGACGGTCGAGCACGCCCGGCTGCGGGCCGGACTCGAACGCCGGCTGTTCCTGTCCCAGTCCTCCCCCTGGCACCACCTCGACCCGCACCGCGTGGCGGGCCTGGTCGAGAAATGGCACCGGAGCCTGGAGAGCCGGGCCCTGTGGCGCCTGGAGAACGACATCAAACTGCCGCCGACCAAGGCCGGCCTGCGCGCGCACGCGGCACTTCCCGGCATCTGGCGACTCCCGTACGTGCACAAGCTCTCCCGCGCCGACCTGACCCTGCCGGCCATCAAGGAGCCGGAGTTCATGAAGGTGACGGGCCACGAGCACCGGCCCGTGCTGATGGCGGGCTCCGGCCCGATGCTCGTCACGATGACCACGCTGGGCACCGTCCTCGACATCGCCGACACGAAGGTGCGCAAGGCCCGGATGGCGCTGCGCCGGTTCCGCGGCAGGAGGGCGTCATGA
- a CDS encoding type I polyketide synthase, with amino-acid sequence MTSNSTDSTDQALLRAAETIRTLRTRVTELQTQQGRAAEPIAIVAATCRLPGGSNSPEEYWELVEAGRDAVRPLTGDRWRGIDFSALDDPAFARLAQHAGQIDDVDGFDPGFFGIGDTEADLMDPQQRILLEIAWEAAERAGWTPAELGRTPTGVFIGAGHQDYMLASLAARPDVSSRLSTGSGARSLLANRVSYEYGLQGPSMAVDTACSSSLVAIHLACQSLRAGDCDRALAGGVNLILSPLSTTMTGRALPLAPDGRTKALAADADGMVRGEGAGLVALKRLSDALADGDPIEAVILADATNQDGRTNGLTAPSPLAQEALLRRTLQASGKSPRDITFVEMHGTGTPLGDPIEYEAIRAVYGAGGDQAPTCWLGSVKANLGHLESAAGVASLIKAVGAIRHGRIPQQINLGEISPFIELEGERFAVPRRLEPWTSPESRFAAVSSFGFGGTNAHLIIAHPDAVPAVRDHANAPRRPSAQGQGQAQSQAHDAPTLIPLSARTAPALSAQLERFAARLEGMDASEIQEAATAAARRRGHHPWRTAVAAARPELLPDALRRAASSPAILAGSPATQRKLAFVYSGQSAQWPRMGIALAEQDPLVQEELTAWDEAVTEAGGPPLLSTLAGSGSERALSDTRFAQLAIAALQAALTERLRGWGLTPAAVCGHSVGEVSAAVAAGALSREQAVQVLLARGEALHQHAAGGAMFAVRAPADEVAAALARARSTPSAPGVGVGIAAVNGPQGTVISGPVEEMEELREYFSEWRVTRLATDYAFHSPGLGPVADQLRTDLKDLLPAASRTPVYSSVTGALLPGEHLGAEHWADNAARPVLFRSAVDAMLADGVSAFVELGPHPALLPHLRTALDQSGASGGIAVATVRKNQDERLGLWTAVGQLWSAGCAVDWSALHPGPARMVPLPTYPWQRKKHWVKHASPTTDAAAASTIVADPPVGTDLDESAVLERLIAHLADFMQADSEALDPDRSARDLDIDSVSIVELKNRLENDLGTSIPITVLMEGATLRDIARTLTAAGNQRGPTSEEARRALENLDDLSEEELDRLLAALDSEDGR; translated from the coding sequence ATGACCAGCAATTCGACCGACTCGACCGACCAGGCGCTGCTCCGCGCCGCCGAAACCATCCGCACCCTGCGCACCCGCGTCACGGAACTGCAGACCCAACAGGGCCGTGCGGCCGAGCCCATCGCCATCGTCGCCGCGACCTGCCGCCTGCCAGGTGGCTCCAACAGCCCCGAAGAATACTGGGAGTTGGTGGAGGCAGGCCGTGACGCGGTGCGTCCGCTCACCGGCGACCGTTGGCGCGGCATCGACTTCAGCGCGCTGGACGACCCGGCGTTCGCCCGGCTGGCCCAGCACGCCGGGCAGATCGACGACGTCGACGGCTTCGACCCCGGCTTCTTCGGAATCGGCGACACCGAAGCCGACCTGATGGACCCGCAGCAGCGCATTCTGCTGGAGATCGCCTGGGAAGCCGCCGAACGAGCCGGCTGGACACCCGCCGAACTCGGGCGTACGCCGACGGGGGTCTTCATCGGCGCGGGCCACCAGGACTACATGCTCGCCTCGCTCGCGGCCAGGCCCGACGTCAGCAGCCGGCTCTCCACGGGCAGCGGCGCACGGAGTCTGCTGGCCAACCGTGTGAGTTACGAGTACGGGCTCCAGGGCCCGAGCATGGCGGTGGACACCGCCTGCTCCTCCTCACTGGTCGCCATCCATCTCGCCTGCCAGAGCCTCCGGGCGGGCGACTGCGACCGGGCCCTCGCGGGGGGCGTCAACCTCATCCTGTCCCCGCTGTCCACCACCATGACGGGCCGCGCGCTGCCGCTGGCCCCGGACGGCCGCACCAAGGCGCTGGCCGCCGACGCGGACGGCATGGTCCGGGGCGAGGGCGCGGGCCTCGTGGCGCTCAAGCGGCTTTCGGACGCGCTCGCCGACGGCGATCCGATCGAAGCCGTCATCCTCGCGGACGCGACCAACCAGGACGGCAGGACCAACGGCCTGACCGCGCCCTCACCGCTGGCCCAGGAAGCGCTGCTCCGCCGCACCTTGCAAGCGTCGGGAAAGAGCCCGCGGGACATCACGTTCGTCGAGATGCACGGCACCGGTACGCCCCTGGGGGACCCGATCGAGTACGAGGCGATCCGCGCCGTGTACGGAGCGGGGGGTGATCAAGCACCCACCTGCTGGCTGGGTTCGGTCAAGGCCAACCTCGGTCACCTGGAGTCCGCGGCCGGGGTCGCCTCACTGATCAAGGCAGTCGGCGCGATCCGTCACGGCCGCATACCGCAGCAGATCAACCTGGGCGAGATCAGCCCGTTCATCGAGCTGGAGGGCGAGCGCTTCGCCGTACCGCGCCGTCTGGAGCCGTGGACCTCCCCGGAATCCCGTTTCGCGGCCGTCAGTTCCTTCGGCTTCGGGGGCACCAACGCGCATCTGATCATCGCCCACCCTGACGCCGTGCCCGCGGTGCGCGACCACGCCAACGCCCCGCGACGGCCCTCGGCCCAGGGCCAGGGCCAGGCCCAGTCCCAGGCCCATGACGCCCCCACCCTGATTCCCCTCTCCGCGCGAACCGCCCCCGCCCTTTCGGCGCAGCTGGAGCGATTCGCCGCGCGCCTGGAGGGCATGGACGCCTCGGAGATCCAGGAGGCGGCCACGGCGGCGGCCCGGCGTCGAGGACATCACCCCTGGCGCACGGCAGTCGCCGCGGCCCGCCCCGAACTGCTTCCCGACGCGTTGAGGCGTGCGGCAAGCAGCCCGGCCATCCTCGCCGGATCCCCCGCCACGCAGCGGAAACTGGCCTTCGTCTACTCCGGGCAGTCGGCGCAGTGGCCACGCATGGGTATCGCGCTCGCGGAGCAAGACCCCCTCGTACAAGAGGAGCTGACGGCGTGGGACGAGGCTGTCACGGAGGCGGGCGGGCCCCCGCTCCTGTCGACCCTGGCAGGGTCCGGCTCCGAACGGGCCCTGTCCGACACCCGGTTCGCGCAGCTCGCCATCGCCGCCCTGCAGGCGGCTCTGACCGAACGGCTGCGTGGCTGGGGTCTGACTCCGGCCGCCGTGTGCGGACACAGTGTCGGCGAAGTCTCCGCCGCCGTCGCCGCGGGAGCCCTCTCCCGCGAGCAGGCCGTGCAGGTGCTGCTCGCCCGAGGTGAGGCCCTGCACCAACACGCCGCCGGAGGCGCGATGTTCGCCGTCCGGGCGCCCGCCGACGAGGTCGCCGCGGCGCTGGCCCGAGCGCGGTCGACGCCGTCCGCTCCGGGAGTCGGCGTCGGCATCGCAGCCGTCAACGGCCCTCAGGGAACGGTGATTTCGGGCCCGGTCGAGGAGATGGAGGAACTGCGCGAGTACTTCTCGGAGTGGCGTGTCACCCGCCTGGCAACCGACTACGCCTTCCACAGCCCCGGCCTCGGCCCTGTCGCGGATCAGCTGCGGACGGACCTGAAGGATCTGCTGCCGGCAGCTTCGCGTACCCCTGTGTACTCCTCGGTCACCGGTGCGCTCCTGCCCGGGGAACACCTGGGGGCCGAGCACTGGGCGGACAACGCCGCGCGCCCTGTCCTGTTCAGGAGCGCTGTCGACGCCATGCTCGCGGACGGGGTCAGCGCCTTCGTCGAGCTGGGACCACACCCGGCGCTGCTGCCTCATCTGCGGACGGCGCTCGACCAGAGCGGGGCGAGCGGCGGCATCGCCGTGGCCACCGTGCGCAAGAACCAGGACGAACGGCTCGGACTGTGGACGGCCGTCGGCCAACTGTGGTCCGCCGGGTGCGCGGTGGACTGGAGCGCGCTGCACCCCGGGCCTGCGCGCATGGTCCCACTGCCGACCTACCCCTGGCAGCGCAAGAAGCACTGGGTCAAGCACGCGAGCCCCACCACGGACGCCGCGGCCGCCTCGACCATCGTCGCGGACCCGCCGGTGGGCACGGACCTGGACGAGAGCGCCGTACTGGAGCGGCTCATCGCGCACTTGGCCGACTTCATGCAGGCCGACTCCGAAGCCCTGGACCCCGACCGTTCGGCCAGAGACCTGGACATCGACTCCGTGTCCATCGTCGAGCTGAAGAACCGGTTGGAGAACGACCTCGGGACGTCGATCCCGATCACCGTGCTCATGGAGGGCGCGACCCTGCGGGACATCGCTCGCACCCTCACGGCAGCCGGAAACCAGCGCGGGCCGACCTCGGAAGAGGCCCGTCGCGCCCTCGAAAACCTCGATGACCTGTCCGAGGAAGAACTCGACCGACTCCTCGCGGCACTCGACTCCGAAGACGGACGGTGA
- a CDS encoding fatty acid desaturase family protein, whose translation MTVAGGTGRRAVPWEPELERAMSRFSVKEAHDLLRGLFRPRMGVYWTDFLLSVTVGAVAFWAVEPLGGFSVLGVLAFLVSVFAAFRCFAFIHEIAHFRKKQAFGPFRLGWNALFGIPMMIPTFMYECHGEHHNRKLYGTPQDAEYLPLARMAPSNIVGLLITPFVLPFFGPYRFGLVTPLSWFVPKVREYLYRNLSALKIDFDYRGRQPTAEEKWSWRLQEFLCLAWIVGAAVLLSTGVVPIGRLVQWYALFVAVAFINSLRLLAAHRYIGDEDEMSIVEQMMDTVNHPRARVLGELWAPVGLRLHALHHLMPGLPYHNYPVAHARLVAGLPEDSAYRLTESPGLLHSLRRLWSVCRSHQRAGTLLDRAKPEGAGA comes from the coding sequence ATGACGGTCGCCGGCGGGACCGGACGGCGGGCCGTTCCCTGGGAGCCGGAGCTCGAACGCGCGATGAGCCGCTTCTCGGTGAAGGAGGCGCACGACCTCCTGCGCGGCCTGTTCCGCCCCAGGATGGGGGTCTACTGGACGGATTTCCTGCTCTCCGTGACGGTCGGGGCCGTCGCCTTCTGGGCGGTGGAGCCGCTCGGCGGGTTCAGCGTGCTCGGCGTGCTCGCCTTCCTGGTCTCGGTGTTCGCGGCGTTCCGCTGCTTCGCCTTCATCCACGAGATCGCGCACTTCCGTAAGAAGCAGGCTTTCGGCCCGTTCCGCCTGGGGTGGAACGCACTGTTCGGCATCCCGATGATGATCCCGACCTTCATGTACGAGTGCCATGGCGAGCACCACAACAGGAAGCTGTACGGCACGCCGCAGGACGCCGAGTACCTGCCGCTCGCCAGGATGGCGCCGTCGAACATCGTGGGACTGCTGATCACTCCGTTCGTCCTGCCCTTCTTCGGCCCCTACCGCTTCGGGCTCGTGACACCGCTCTCGTGGTTCGTGCCCAAGGTGCGGGAGTACCTCTACCGGAACCTCTCCGCACTGAAGATCGACTTTGACTACCGTGGCCGCCAGCCCACCGCGGAGGAGAAGTGGAGCTGGCGGCTCCAGGAGTTCCTCTGCCTGGCGTGGATCGTCGGCGCGGCGGTGCTGCTGTCCACGGGGGTGGTGCCGATCGGCCGTCTCGTCCAGTGGTACGCCCTGTTCGTCGCGGTCGCGTTCATCAACTCGCTGCGTCTGCTTGCCGCTCACCGGTACATCGGCGACGAGGACGAGATGAGCATCGTCGAGCAGATGATGGACACGGTGAACCATCCTCGGGCCAGGGTGCTCGGCGAGCTGTGGGCGCCGGTCGGACTCAGGCTGCACGCGCTGCATCACCTGATGCCCGGGCTGCCCTACCACAACTACCCCGTCGCGCACGCCCGGTTGGTCGCCGGCCTCCCCGAGGACTCCGCCTACCGCCTCACCGAGAGCCCGGGCCTTCTCCACTCCCTGCGGCGCTTGTGGAGCGTGTGCCGATCACACCAGCGGGCCGGAACACTGCTCGACCGCGCAAAGCCGGAAGGAGCAGGAGCTTGA